In Syngnathus scovelli strain Florida chromosome 12, RoL_Ssco_1.2, whole genome shotgun sequence, the genomic window atgaaataggtctatctaatgaggcgaaatcacatcaaacggcaaacattctgaccaaatacatcatcttgaagaatcagtgaaagaatacatctaaataaagtaataacgaAATCAATATTATTGTTGGTTTCCCTTTTTTGCtaatgcatcatggtctggagtaaaatttgttgtggtaattcttaggatagagtcgaggtgtcggtccgttaacctacatctgtgacgggctttgttaacattcatgtggctgaacgtctgctcacacacgtaggtcgagccaaattgtccactctttttttaaacactcggcactcagtgtcctcctttcttttcctcgggccactcattttaatgaaaggattccaggggaaggtttgtgggtggcattggcgtaaaactgtatctaaaACCTCAGCACGCGAATTACgaaaatgctgacgtcacagcccacactcgaaattcggcactgatggaaatagagtgcggagtactacttagtacgtacacgcacttgtgagtttgcacgagctttctgacacggcttccgggagtaaatgcacgggcgggcgcttccccatctattgaggAAACAtattaattgcagggaaaacgaccccccccaaaaaaagtttaataatacaatttattcaggtttggcaggccggattaaacggccccgtgggccggatgtggcccacgGGCCATAAATTGCCCATATCTGAGCTAAGCCCTCTCACCTAATCACcacatggtgcagggacaacaacctcctgctgaacatcagcaagaccaaggagattgttgttgacttccggaagggtcacacccaacacctgccactgaccatcgacggtgcagcaccagattcctggggatgcacatcagtgaagacctctcctggaccaccaacactgcatcactggcgaagaaagctcagcgccgcctgtacttcctgccgaaactcaggcgagcaagtgctccaccagccatcatgaccacattctaccgtggcaccattgagagcgtcctctacagttgtatcgctgtgtggggtggaagcTGCACTGACTACAacatgcagcgcatagtgaacacagctGGTAGGATTATTggcgcttcactcccctccctgaaggacattaacacctcccatctcacacgcaaggcgaccacgattgtgagagatgtgagtcaccccgctcacactttgtttgatctactgccctctgggaagaggtacagaagcctgcgctcccacaccaccagactcaccaatagcttcatactccaggctgttaggatcctgaactctctcccccctccactGCATAATGTCCTAGCCTTTTGGGCCACGTTGGCTACCTTGCACTActcctcctgtacttttgcgctctaTCCTGACTGTgtgctgtatgcacaattgctccatttcaaccacgttgctcttatttatttattatttattcattgctcttattATTCGTTGTatatgccttcttgtttttactttttgtattgtttacttgaatgtttcgTTGTCCGTGGacctatataatataatatgataatataatatgtaatatgtcttgtcaccgtgggacagtaggaaacgcaattttgatctctttgtgtgtcttgacatgtgaagaaattgacaataaagcagactttgacttatcTTTCTTGATTCGGTTGGGCATTCTGCTTGTTCTGCGGGCTCGGCACTGGGTCACTTTCCTCTTCACAGTGCAGTCACCTCATTGGCCACCAACGTCCACATCTGTTTTGCGCCCCGTGGACGCCCTTTTGCGATTGGCCACCTCAGTGGAACGACAAGGCCTCCTCCAAGAAACACCTTCAACCTGAAGATTGTCAGCAGCGTAAACTAAACCACATCAAGCAACTCAAGTGCACAGCAATGATGTCCGTCAGAGCTCAAATGTCACTTTGTTAAAATGAGAAATAATGGACAACACATTGGTCATCTTCTATGATGGAGCTACAATTACAAACACTTACTCTATATTAACCAATAGTACTCATTCATTTGTGACTTTTTTCATTTCTATGTGACCTATAGTTGATTGATGCATACTACAGCTAAACTgtcattgatttttaaaaaggaCAGGAGAAAAAGTGTCCCAAAGTAACTTTTATTAAAACATGGTTGCACAAGACAAGCAGACGGAACCAAATGTTATGGATTTCCTAGATTAAGTTTGCAAGCACCGGTCCATCATTGTTCAAAGCGGAAGACCACCTACGCAAATCTACTAACAGTACGACTCAAGTTGAATAGAAAAAGTAAAGCGTACTTTACCTCACAAATGTTCAGTCAGGAAaagaaatgaggaaaaaaaatccttttgtttGTAATCTtagaatgacttttttttttctttatttgttaCGTGGTACTCTAGGTACGAGACCAATCCCTGTATAACAGAGAAGAACATGTTATCCAAGTCTTGAATTCTCAGATGAAAAACCAAAAGAATGTTGACGGACAAAGCCTTCAAACGAGAGCCTCCCTCGTGTCTCCTCCTACTCTAGGTTGACATTAGCAAGGAGTCCAGAAGAGTGGAGATTAATATTGTCTCATCATTTTGAGGTGTCCCAGGGAGCTTTGGTTTAGCATCTCCTGGGGACTCCAATGGTTTCAGCAGAATCTGAGGGTTTCTGGTCAGAATTTCCTGCAGACTGGCTTTGGGCCAATAGAATCTGAGGGCTTCTGGTCAGAATCCCCTACAGACTCCAAGAGCTTCTGGTCAGCAAAATCTGAGGGCATCTGGTCAGAATCTCCTACAGACTCTAAGAGCTTCGGGTCAGCATCTTAGGCAGAGTCAGAGTTTTTGGTCAACATCTTGGGCAGACTCTGAGATATTTCGGTCAGCATCTCCCTCAGACTCAGAGAACTTGGGGTCAGCGTCTCCTGCAGACTCTGAGAGTTTCTGGTCAGCATCTCCTGCAGACCCTGAAAGTTTGAGGTCAGCGTCAGCTGGAGAATCTGAGAGGTCTGGCTTGGTGtctcctagagactctgagagcTTGTGGTCAGCATCTTCTACGGTCTGCTCGAGATGATGCAGCCTGGTTTGGGATCGGGTTTGTCGGATGGGGACATGGGAGGATGGAGGAGTTCTCTTTTTTGCAGTTTTCCCTGGCATTCTAGGAGCGGGAATAGATTTGAGCTTGGTTGATGCTTCACGGCGTGGTTCTGGAAAGCTCCTTGGGTTTTCATCATCTGGTTTGGCTTCACAAGTTTTAACATGCTGAGTTTGCGTCGCATGTGCTGGCGTGCTTTCAGGACCCTCTCCATGTGGACTCGCAACGCAAGTGTCAAGCAGAACTCCCTCAGGTGCTCGCTCGGGGGTGGTCTGCAAAGACCAAACTGATTTGATTAGGAGCTCTGATTCGGACTGCAGTTGGAGGCTTTCTGGCAGTGCGGAATCTGGCTGAGGAGATTCATTTGAAGGTTGGGCTGCAGAATGCGCCACTGGTTCAGCGATAAATGGACCTTTGTGGGTCTCACTTATGTCTACTACCCCTGACTTTAACAAGGACAAGGGTCCCGTCTTGTCCTTTGAACTGTAGAAGATACCAAATAAATCCTGGGCTTTTGCAGCAGCCAGGTTAGTTTTTGGTTTGTCAGACTTATGAGCGCCATCCACCATGCTGAAGGGCGGCGGTGGTTTGACAAATACCATGTGAGTCTGCTCACTCTCTGGGACACCGGGAGCGGCCACATCCGGCTCCATGTCCACCATTTCCACTTGAACAGGTGACTGAACAAATTGCGACACTTGGGGAGCCGGATTAACAGGCCTCGAAGGCAGGGGAGTGGCCCAGTTAACCTCAGGCCTCAAAGTCAGGGGAGTGGCCCAGTTAACCTCAGGCTTAACCTCAGGTCTCGCTGGCGGGGGAGTGGCCGAGTTAACCTCAGGCTTAACCTCAGGCCTCGAAGGCGGGGGAGTGGCCGAGCTAACTTCAGGCCTCGACACGGGTGGAGTTGGTTTGCTCGCTGACGAGGCTGGATTTGACCCAGGTAAAGAGCTGGTGTCCGATGGGGTCGAAGGGAACCGAGGCGGGGCTGGTCTAACAACGCCTAGGGTAGAACTTGACCTAGGTAAGGATGAGCCCAAGCCCGAATGGAATGTGGTCGGCGCTGGTCTGACAAATGCGAGGGCGGGACTCGATGCCGGGAATGCTGCTCTGGGATCAGACAAATAGTGAAACTGAGACACAAGTTGGCCAGGCTGGGATTCGATTTTGGAAGCGGCTGGATTGAGAGTGTCCCGCTTGGCTTCCGGCAGTCTCTCAAGAGGAGGAAAAAGGGCTCTGTCCGGTATGGGTGAGCCCTGACGAACTATGAAGGGGCTGCCAGTGCTAAGAGCTGCGGGTTTTATCACAGTGCACTTTCTCCTCTGAGCTGCAGGAGGGGCTGAAAAGTCGGCAGGCACTGGCGACGCGTTGGCGCCACTCGATACCCGCGGCGCCATTGAGCTGTCGGTACCAGATAACTTTTGCGCAATTTCCTTAGCGAAGGCCACAGACTTTGCAAACGAGTCGGCATTGGCATCTCGTTGGTCGTCCTTGATGAACTCGGCAGCCGCTTTCTGGGCATCTTTAGCTAGCTGGTTCTCCCGTTTCTTCCAGGTGAACTTTCCGATGGTCGCTGGTAGCTTTGCAGCGTCCGGGTTCTGCTTGAGTAGTTTGGCTCTCATGGCCAGACTGGGTCCGCAGATGACTTTGGGCGGGTGGCAGGGCTTGAGCACAGCTTCCACTTGCTCTGAGGCACTTTCCGCATTCTTCTCCTTGTCTTGTTCACGCTGGTGTTTGTCTAACTTGTATCTGTCGTCATGTTGTGGCCGGCGCTCGTACTGCTCTTCTTCCTGGTTGTGATTCCGATACTGACGTCCTTCTTGGCTTGGTTTGTGTCGTTCTTGCTGATCTCTCCTCCAATTGGGCCTCTCTTCCTCTACAGCCCAATGGCACTTGTCACTTTTCTTCTTGGATCTCAATTTGTCCTCCTCTTCTATCCTGGCATAACAAGACATCCTCATAGTTTGAAGATCATTTTCCCTCTTCAACACTTTGGCTCTCTCTTCCTCCTGACCAGCTTTGGATGAGCTGAACTCTGTGACAAAGTCCTTTCCACCTTTTCTCTCCTTTTTGCCTTTGGTTTTCTCACCCTTGTCTTCTTCATGTTTACGTTTTTTGCCTGTCTGGTTGGAGGCCAGCCCAGCTTGGCGATCCAGATTTCTTCTCTGCTCATACAGGGGATTCTTGTGCATTTTTTTCTGAACAAGTGgatgagagaagaaaaaaatggtaaTGTCAAAGATTCCCAACGACAGACTGTGGAATAGTGTGAACTCAGATGTTCTGAATTCAGTGCAGAATGGAATTGGGCCAATGAGAAAGACGCCAGAAAATGTGTCACCACGACAACAACCACATGCAATATAGCTGACGACCAGAAGCAGGAGCCGGCACCTTGCTTGCTTTGCTTGAGGGTTAgggcaggggtcgggaacctttttggcaGACAGAGCCATACATGCccattttttacaaataattctctgtgagagccataccattaaaaaaaaaaaaaaacgataggctagatacaattaaatgcatgtattttaattaagaccaacgattttttgagtgtactaatgtattatttttaataacgtcaccaaaagagccgtatctggctcgcgagccataggttcccgacgCCTGGGTTAGGGTGAAAGACACTCCAACACGCTTTACACGTGGCTCTTATCTCCGGCCTCGGGCCAAAGCCTCACAAGTCACATatcatacagtaatccctcgtttatcgtggataattggttccaagaccacccgcaaTATGCGAAAATCTGCCaagtagtgtcaccctctcatttttgacatacatacatttttgtgtatcaataaatgtatattaaaccatataagtgcatatgttaccattagaacattaaataatagtttcaaacatgtaaatactatagtaatacgtagtataaatgacatacagaaaataatgtataaataatataaatatgatgtgtgtgtgtgtgtgtgcgtgtttgtgtgtgtaatatatgtagatgtagctaaagtatacgtacatactgtaaatatgtttttagcactcttctattataatttttttataaaaaggtacaatactgtaaatatgttttgagttctcttattataacaactttttttataacaaggtactgcaattgtgtgtgcACTCccggccttctgctggcgtgtgggaaactttcgtgccataattcctcaatttagaagttttattttgaattatttatttatttttttaatttggaaaaaaatctgcgatgtactgaagccgcgataaatgaagCGCGATATATTGAGAGATTACTGTATTTGTTTCAAAAATTGATACTTTTGGTCAGTCAACACGTGGGTGTTACTTTTACAAATGATTGACCAATCTAAAGCGTGGCTTGCGCAATGCTAACGATTGAACAAAGCTGCCATTTTGGGGGTCCCCCGCAAAGTGATGCTTTTGGACATATGAGGATTCTGCCCAATGCCAAAGTTAAAGCTAACGTGCCAGGTCAAACTCGCAGAGTTGCTGTCACAGGAGGCGACACAGGCGGCTGTTCAATACCTTGTAGTTGTCGTTGTGGCCGTGAGTGGTGACATGCTCTTCTGCGCAGATTGCGTCTCCAAAGAACTTTTCACACAGCAAACAGAAAAATCCGCGCACAGGAAATAAGAACTCAGAACCTGCAAGATAGCACCACAATAAATGTCAACCAGGAACCTCAAGacgtcccaaacacacgcatTACCAGATGATAGAC contains:
- the znf318 gene encoding zinc finger protein 318 isoform X6 gives rise to the protein MDSAAVASVLNELRSDPQMSQRADFNAEIKEILNLLDLAAVAQEAKSLATDIDDEEKFLYGDSAEPEIVVPPEPLQNHAFDLYGDVTEDVLYDDLLPAAIPTVVSPPIAGEVCTDWTPSAHASVSHASEPPPDEENDQQALEDYQKLQNLLKTIGLDLGVTEISKLAARTKERLHGNKTPKRRRPRYSSGSSDEGHSRRSRSSDEEEEDDDKRVRHARRAGSWSKDVGSAISEAPQQTAAIDTAAPLSATPVPATMPVPPSYPPSHAPGMLAPSYLSPGYGQYGNFLPYAQPRWPPPLYPPPSLPPTPGATDFPLTPSANNFLQALPYHAAEPQPSPLPEVKGAVKTPWVSGKGAVPAFCQVSEQENNESQKQKVLEERENLRQEREQRMKKKEYLMKELERLRKQQGELLRKKRREKDGHKDPLLQEISLLQEDIMMQISNLRKEHEVAEKKRSEIDKVALILGLGPSDHPRSTSRVAQEAHALARPGISRPRMQHSPERQQDGKRQQNDAGGGGISLKQDVSEANRQLLIPATPPPEPFEYYDAGNHWCKSCNLTSGSMFDFFNHLHSKTHRKTLDPYERPWASSPTQAAKKAQTEEKLMKPAKGSEFLFPVRGFFCLLCEKFFGDAICAEEHVTTHGHNDNYKKKMHKNPLYEQRRNLDRQAGLASNQTGKKRKHEEDKGEKTKGKKERKGGKDFVTEFSSSKAGQEEERAKVLKRENDLQTMRMSCYARIEEEDKLRSKKKSDKCHWAVEEERPNWRRDQQERHKPSQEGRQYRNHNQEEEQYERRPQHDDRYKLDKHQREQDKEKNAESASEQVEAVLKPCHPPKVICGPSLAMRAKLLKQNPDAAKLPATIGKFTWKKRENQLAKDAQKAAAEFIKDDQRDANADSFAKSVAFAKEIAQKLSGTDSSMAPRVSSGANASPVPADFSAPPAAQRRKCTVIKPAALSTGSPFIVRQGSPIPDRALFPPLERLPEAKRDTLNPAASKIESQPGQLVSQFHYLSDPRAAFPASSPALAFVRPAPTTFHSGLGSSLPRSSSTLGVVRPAPPRFPSTPSDTSSLPGSNPASSASKPTPPVSRPEVSSATPPPSRPEVKPEVNSATPPPARPEVKPEVNWATPLTLRPEVNWATPLPSRPVNPAPQVSQFVQSPVQVEMVDMEPDVAAPGVPESEQTHMVFVKPPPPFSMVDGAHKSDKPKTNLAAAKAQDLFGIFYSSKDKTGPLSLLKSGVVDISETHKGPFIAEPVAHSAAQPSNESPQPDSALPESLQLQSESELLIKSVWSLQTTPERAPEGVLLDTCVASPHGEGPESTPAHATQTQHVKTCEAKPDDENPRSFPEPRREASTKLKSIPAPRMPGKTAKKRTPPSSHVPIRQTRSQTRLHHLEQTVEDADHKLSESLGDTKPDLSDSPADADLKLSGSAGDADQKLSESAGDADPKFSESEGDADRNISESAQDVDQKL